The following proteins come from a genomic window of Andrena cerasifolii isolate SP2316 chromosome 6, iyAndCera1_principal, whole genome shotgun sequence:
- the LOC143370242 gene encoding uncharacterized protein LOC143370242 has protein sequence MSGPDKDVVFQINKLNIELRKKLEVVSKWRVECAELQLEFLKLYTPECLDILESLTQMTDTNTGSKDKPSK, from the exons ATGTCGGGTCCCGATAAAGATGTCGTTTTCCAAATAAACAAGCTGAACATAGAATTGAGGAAGAAGCTAGAAGTGGTCTCGAAATGGCGAG TCGAGTGTGCTGAATTGCAACTAGAGTTCCTGAAGCTGTATACTCCCGAGTGCCTCGACATTCTCGAATCACTGACGCAAATGACGGACACGAATACCGGCTCGAAGGATAAGCCATCGAAGTAA